In one window of Mytilus trossulus isolate FHL-02 chromosome 7, PNRI_Mtr1.1.1.hap1, whole genome shotgun sequence DNA:
- the LOC134724910 gene encoding uncharacterized protein LOC134724910 isoform X2, which translates to MGSSQLVILLVLLIQQVYSVCQNGDCGWKASCVNNSCECPVNYTIYSNQYDCVQSKNSCECPVNYTIYSNQYDCVQNGCTQDDCLECDPQLECIRCSKFIDELTRECLDKCVGETKVISDGLLHGNVCKQTESTDSTELIIAVACGVAGGVILCIVVTLIFYCHYKHTRKKINLQQQKYKPQNMQLGNLTQIPVFDNKGFENDVLMGSSAIDNDNYHKELQKLMPQAPTLLAILNNIRSRLRSMEVNDPRVPTYRGVIHQLCRVLVLLNKTDPRASIPSDAPGLLQWAQQMLEDYQMDVQDQHLSGGSDETPVSKISYIDVPIEQQKSHQYAVPQLNKATKEEERPVHHHQPFHHSQQSSLSHHSDTGYYSSTPVPVEYRSTTLPHAQINSSFSTFTSKKQKKHDPRLIRSSTNIAQYPRDNSQGYFANGRYYDPSPKPEVYAPASSYSDRDNKVMSTFLSDLPQDQGSSASSSDSSLYVDAEENDNNDLDSLPEDEVLPFDPEEATDPVEV; encoded by the exons ATGGGAAGTTCACAATTAGTAATACTATTGGTGCTTCTTATTCAACAAG tttacTCAGTATGTCAGAATGGAGACTGTGGATGGAAAGCTTCATGTGTGAACAATAGTTGTGAATGTCCTGTCAATTATACGATATACTCAAACCAGTATGACTGTGTTCAAAGTAAGAATAGTTGTGAATGTCCTGTCAATTATACGATATACTCAAACCAGTATGATTGTGTACAAA ATGGTTGTACACAAGATGATTGTTTAGAATGTGATCCACAGTTAGAATGTATCAG ATGTTCCAAATTTATAGATGAATTGACGAGAGAATGTTTAGATAAATGTGTGGGTGAAACAAAAGTTATCAGTGATGGGCTGCTGCATGGAAATGTTTGTAAAC aGACAGAATCTACAGACAGTACAGAGTTAATAATAGCTGTGGCATGTGGTGTCGCTGGCGGTGTAATACTATGTATAGTTGTCACATTGATATTCTACTGTCATTATAAACATACAAG GAAGAAGATAAACCTACAGCAGCAGAAGTATAAACCACAAAATATGCAATTAGGAAATCTTACACAG ATACCTGTGTTTGACAATAAAGGTTTTG AGAATGATGTTTTGATGGGATCCAGTGCAATAGATAATGACAACTACCACAAAGAACTGCAAAAACTGATGCCACAAGCACCAACCTTATTAGCAATACTTAACAATATCAGATCTCGTCTCAGATCCATGGAAGTGAATGATCCCCGTGTTCCTACTTACAG AGGTGTAATTCACCAGCTGTGTAGAGTATTGGTGCTACTAAACAAAACGGACCCTAGAGCCAGTATTCCTTCAGATGCCCCAGGACTTCTTCAGTGGGCCCAACAAATGTTAGAAGACTACCAGATGGATGTACAG GATCAGCACCTGTCTGGAGGGTCAGACGAGACACCCGTCAGCAAGATCTCTTACATAGATGTTCCTATTGAACAACAGAAATCTCACCAATATGCCGTGCCCCAACTCAATAAGGCAACAAAAGAGGAGGAGCGACCCGTCCATCATCATCAACCATTTCATCATAGTCAACAAAGTTCCCTGTCTCACCATTCTGATACTGGGTATTATAGCAGTACTCCCGTCCCTGTGGAATATCGCAGCACCACTCTACCGCATGCACAGATCAATTCATCATTCTCCACATTCACTtccaaaaaacagaaaaagcaTGACCCTCGGCTTATTCGTAGCTCTACTAATATTGCGCAATACCCCAGAGACAATTCACAGGGTTATTTTGCTAATGGACGGTATTATGATCCTTCACCGAAACCTGAAGTTTATGCACCTGCAAGTTCATACAGTGACCGTGACAATAAGGTCATGTCCACATTTCTTTCAGATCTTCCACAGGACCAAGGTTCTAGTGCCTCATCTTCAGATAGCTCATTATATGTTGA TGCTGAAGAAAATGATAACAATGACCTTGACAGTTTACCAGAAGATGAGGTATTACCATTTGATCCTGAGGAAGCAACAGATCCTGTGGAGGTTTGA
- the LOC134724910 gene encoding uncharacterized protein LOC134724910 isoform X3 has product MGSSQLVILLVLLIQQVYSVCQNGDCGWKASCVNNSCECPVNYTIYSNQYDCVQNGCTQDDCLECDPQLECIRCSKFIDELTRECLDKCVGETKVISDGLLHGNVCKQTESTDSTELIIAVACGVAGGVILCIVVTLIFYCHYKHTRKKINLQQQKYKPQNMQLGNLTQIPVFDNKGFGRLKKEQKDENDVLMGSSAIDNDNYHKELQKLMPQAPTLLAILNNIRSRLRSMEVNDPRVPTYRGVIHQLCRVLVLLNKTDPRASIPSDAPGLLQWAQQMLEDYQMDVQDQHLSGGSDETPVSKISYIDVPIEQQKSHQYAVPQLNKATKEEERPVHHHQPFHHSQQSSLSHHSDTGYYSSTPVPVEYRSTTLPHAQINSSFSTFTSKKQKKHDPRLIRSSTNIAQYPRDNSQGYFANGRYYDPSPKPEVYAPASSYSDRDNKVMSTFLSDLPQDQGSSASSSDSSLYVDAEENDNNDLDSLPEDEVLPFDPEEATDPVEV; this is encoded by the exons ATGGGAAGTTCACAATTAGTAATACTATTGGTGCTTCTTATTCAACAAG tttacTCAGTATGTCAGAATGGAGACTGTGGATGGAAAGCTTCATGTGTGAACAATAGTTGTGAATGTCCTGTCAATTATACGATATACTCAAACCAGTATGACTGTGTTCAAA ATGGTTGTACACAAGATGATTGTTTAGAATGTGATCCACAGTTAGAATGTATCAG ATGTTCCAAATTTATAGATGAATTGACGAGAGAATGTTTAGATAAATGTGTGGGTGAAACAAAAGTTATCAGTGATGGGCTGCTGCATGGAAATGTTTGTAAAC aGACAGAATCTACAGACAGTACAGAGTTAATAATAGCTGTGGCATGTGGTGTCGCTGGCGGTGTAATACTATGTATAGTTGTCACATTGATATTCTACTGTCATTATAAACATACAAG GAAGAAGATAAACCTACAGCAGCAGAAGTATAAACCACAAAATATGCAATTAGGAAATCTTACACAG ATACCTGTGTTTGACAATAAAGGTTTTG GAAGGTTAAAGAAAGAGCAAAAAGATg AGAATGATGTTTTGATGGGATCCAGTGCAATAGATAATGACAACTACCACAAAGAACTGCAAAAACTGATGCCACAAGCACCAACCTTATTAGCAATACTTAACAATATCAGATCTCGTCTCAGATCCATGGAAGTGAATGATCCCCGTGTTCCTACTTACAG AGGTGTAATTCACCAGCTGTGTAGAGTATTGGTGCTACTAAACAAAACGGACCCTAGAGCCAGTATTCCTTCAGATGCCCCAGGACTTCTTCAGTGGGCCCAACAAATGTTAGAAGACTACCAGATGGATGTACAG GATCAGCACCTGTCTGGAGGGTCAGACGAGACACCCGTCAGCAAGATCTCTTACATAGATGTTCCTATTGAACAACAGAAATCTCACCAATATGCCGTGCCCCAACTCAATAAGGCAACAAAAGAGGAGGAGCGACCCGTCCATCATCATCAACCATTTCATCATAGTCAACAAAGTTCCCTGTCTCACCATTCTGATACTGGGTATTATAGCAGTACTCCCGTCCCTGTGGAATATCGCAGCACCACTCTACCGCATGCACAGATCAATTCATCATTCTCCACATTCACTtccaaaaaacagaaaaagcaTGACCCTCGGCTTATTCGTAGCTCTACTAATATTGCGCAATACCCCAGAGACAATTCACAGGGTTATTTTGCTAATGGACGGTATTATGATCCTTCACCGAAACCTGAAGTTTATGCACCTGCAAGTTCATACAGTGACCGTGACAATAAGGTCATGTCCACATTTCTTTCAGATCTTCCACAGGACCAAGGTTCTAGTGCCTCATCTTCAGATAGCTCATTATATGTTGA TGCTGAAGAAAATGATAACAATGACCTTGACAGTTTACCAGAAGATGAGGTATTACCATTTGATCCTGAGGAAGCAACAGATCCTGTGGAGGTTTGA
- the LOC134724910 gene encoding uncharacterized protein LOC134724910 isoform X1 — MGSSQLVILLVLLIQQVYSVCQNGDCGWKASCVNNSCECPVNYTIYSNQYDCVQSKNSCECPVNYTIYSNQYDCVQNGCTQDDCLECDPQLECIRCSKFIDELTRECLDKCVGETKVISDGLLHGNVCKQTESTDSTELIIAVACGVAGGVILCIVVTLIFYCHYKHTRKKINLQQQKYKPQNMQLGNLTQIPVFDNKGFGRLKKEQKDENDVLMGSSAIDNDNYHKELQKLMPQAPTLLAILNNIRSRLRSMEVNDPRVPTYRGVIHQLCRVLVLLNKTDPRASIPSDAPGLLQWAQQMLEDYQMDVQDQHLSGGSDETPVSKISYIDVPIEQQKSHQYAVPQLNKATKEEERPVHHHQPFHHSQQSSLSHHSDTGYYSSTPVPVEYRSTTLPHAQINSSFSTFTSKKQKKHDPRLIRSSTNIAQYPRDNSQGYFANGRYYDPSPKPEVYAPASSYSDRDNKVMSTFLSDLPQDQGSSASSSDSSLYVDAEENDNNDLDSLPEDEVLPFDPEEATDPVEV, encoded by the exons ATGGGAAGTTCACAATTAGTAATACTATTGGTGCTTCTTATTCAACAAG tttacTCAGTATGTCAGAATGGAGACTGTGGATGGAAAGCTTCATGTGTGAACAATAGTTGTGAATGTCCTGTCAATTATACGATATACTCAAACCAGTATGACTGTGTTCAAAGTAAGAATAGTTGTGAATGTCCTGTCAATTATACGATATACTCAAACCAGTATGATTGTGTACAAA ATGGTTGTACACAAGATGATTGTTTAGAATGTGATCCACAGTTAGAATGTATCAG ATGTTCCAAATTTATAGATGAATTGACGAGAGAATGTTTAGATAAATGTGTGGGTGAAACAAAAGTTATCAGTGATGGGCTGCTGCATGGAAATGTTTGTAAAC aGACAGAATCTACAGACAGTACAGAGTTAATAATAGCTGTGGCATGTGGTGTCGCTGGCGGTGTAATACTATGTATAGTTGTCACATTGATATTCTACTGTCATTATAAACATACAAG GAAGAAGATAAACCTACAGCAGCAGAAGTATAAACCACAAAATATGCAATTAGGAAATCTTACACAG ATACCTGTGTTTGACAATAAAGGTTTTG GAAGGTTAAAGAAAGAGCAAAAAGATg AGAATGATGTTTTGATGGGATCCAGTGCAATAGATAATGACAACTACCACAAAGAACTGCAAAAACTGATGCCACAAGCACCAACCTTATTAGCAATACTTAACAATATCAGATCTCGTCTCAGATCCATGGAAGTGAATGATCCCCGTGTTCCTACTTACAG AGGTGTAATTCACCAGCTGTGTAGAGTATTGGTGCTACTAAACAAAACGGACCCTAGAGCCAGTATTCCTTCAGATGCCCCAGGACTTCTTCAGTGGGCCCAACAAATGTTAGAAGACTACCAGATGGATGTACAG GATCAGCACCTGTCTGGAGGGTCAGACGAGACACCCGTCAGCAAGATCTCTTACATAGATGTTCCTATTGAACAACAGAAATCTCACCAATATGCCGTGCCCCAACTCAATAAGGCAACAAAAGAGGAGGAGCGACCCGTCCATCATCATCAACCATTTCATCATAGTCAACAAAGTTCCCTGTCTCACCATTCTGATACTGGGTATTATAGCAGTACTCCCGTCCCTGTGGAATATCGCAGCACCACTCTACCGCATGCACAGATCAATTCATCATTCTCCACATTCACTtccaaaaaacagaaaaagcaTGACCCTCGGCTTATTCGTAGCTCTACTAATATTGCGCAATACCCCAGAGACAATTCACAGGGTTATTTTGCTAATGGACGGTATTATGATCCTTCACCGAAACCTGAAGTTTATGCACCTGCAAGTTCATACAGTGACCGTGACAATAAGGTCATGTCCACATTTCTTTCAGATCTTCCACAGGACCAAGGTTCTAGTGCCTCATCTTCAGATAGCTCATTATATGTTGA TGCTGAAGAAAATGATAACAATGACCTTGACAGTTTACCAGAAGATGAGGTATTACCATTTGATCCTGAGGAAGCAACAGATCCTGTGGAGGTTTGA